One part of the Denticeps clupeoides chromosome 8, fDenClu1.1, whole genome shotgun sequence genome encodes these proteins:
- the cyp26c1 gene encoding cytochrome P450 26C1 isoform X3, whose amino-acid sequence MLLNGSAFHISRREKHGNVFKTHLLGKPVIRVTGAENVRKILLGEHHLVRTQWPQSTRIILGPHTLVNTVGDLHKKKRKILAKVFSRGALETYLTRLQNVVKSEIAKWCSESGSVDVYAAARSLTFRIAVRVLLGLKLEEERIVYLSKIFEQLMNNLFSLPIDAPFSGLRKGVKAREILHASMEKIIEEKLQKKPAGDYCDAFDYLLNSAKENEYELTLQELKETAVELIFAAHSTTASASTSLIMQLLRHPDVAVKARKELETEGLIGHPRRIHPGLNEATAPTEDGKRRPDVETPSSSHDPAGYTGSDNDNSHPHVLCLSLEKVGQLHFLDCVVKEVLRFLPPVSGGYRTVLQTFELNGYQIPKGWSVMYSIRDTHETAAAYQNPELFDPERFGSDRDEAKSNRFSYVPFGGGVRRCIGQELAVIILKTLAIELLSTTEWRLATETYPRMQTVPIVHPVNGLHVHFNYRSFSHGGVGQTQPSS is encoded by the exons ATGCTGTTAAAT GGTTCCGCTTTCCACATCTCCAGACGAGAGAAGCACGGCAACGTGTTCAAAACGCACCTCCTGGGGAAGCCCGTCATCCGCGTGACGGGCGCGGAGAACGTCCGCAAGATCCTGCTTGGGGAGCACCACCTGGTGCGCACGCAGTGGCCCCAGAGCACCCGGATCATCCTGGGGCCACACACGCTGGTCAACACCGTCGGGGACCTGcacaagaaaaagagaaaa ATCTTGGCAAAGGTGTTCAGCCGCGGGGCTTTGGAAACTTATCTGACGCGCCTGCAGAACGTTGTCAAGTCTGAAATTGCCAAGTGGTGCTCTGAGAGCGGCTCGGTGGATGTTTATGCCGCTGCGAGGTCGCTGACATTCCGCATCGCCGTGCGGGTCCTGCTGGGCctgaagctggaggaggagcgcaTCGTGTACCTCTCCAAGATCTTCGAGCAGCTCATGAACAACCTCTTCTCGCTGCCCATCGACGCGCCATTCAGCGGACTGCGTAAA GGTGTCAAAGCCAGGGAAATCCTTCACGCCTCCATGGAGAAGATTATTGAGGAGAAGCTTCAGAAGAAGCCTGCGGGGGACTACTGCGACGCCTTTGACTACTTGTTAAACAGCGCAAAGGAAAACGAGTATGAGCTCACTTTACAGGAGCTGAAG GAGACTGCAGTGGAGCTGATTTTTGCAGCCCATTCCACCACGGCCAGCGCATCCACGTCACTCATCATGCAGCTGCTGAGGCATCCAGACGTGGCTGTGAAAGCAAGGAAGGAGCTGGAAACGGAGGGACTCATCGGACATCCACGCCGGATTCACCCTGGTCTGAATGAAGCAACAGCCCCGACTGAGGACGGCAAGAGACGTCCAGATGTGGAGACGCCATCCTCAAGCCACGACCCAGCTGGTTATACTGGCTCGGACAATGACAATTCCCAtccccatgtgctgtgcctgAGCTTGGAGAAAGTGGGCCAACTGCATTTCCTGGACTGTGTGGTGAAGGAGGTGCTCAGGTTCCTGCCACCTGTTTCTGGAGGATACCGCACTGTGCTGCAAACGTTTGAGCTGAAT GGCTATCAGATTCCTAAAGGGTGGAGTGTCATGTACAGCATCCGCGACACGCACGAGACTGCGGCCGCCTACCAGAACCCGGAGCTCTTTGACCCTGAGCGGTTTGGCTCGGACCGCGACGAGGCCAAGAGTAACCGCTTCAGCTACGTGCCTTTTGGTGGAGGTGTACGCAGGTGCATTGGACAGGAGCTGGCTGTCATCATCCTGAAGACACTGGCCATCGAGCTGCTGTCCACCACCGAGTGGCGTCTCGCCACTGAGACCTACCCGAGGATGCAGACGGTGCCCATTGTCCACCCTGTTAACGGGCTTCACGTGCATTTCAACTACAGGAGTTTTAGCCACGGGGGAGTTGGCCAGACACAGCCCAGCTCTTAA
- the cyp26c1 gene encoding cytochrome P450 26C1 isoform X1, with amino-acid sequence MQLTMSPRQCRTKLPFDPLEITERRERSASPDLASPRPIPQTPHAFPETMFPSDVGLASALLAALASVLPALLLLALTRRLWSFRWSVTRDKDCALPLPDGSMGWPLVGETFHWLFQGSAFHISRREKHGNVFKTHLLGKPVIRVTGAENVRKILLGEHHLVRTQWPQSTRIILGPHTLVNTVGDLHKKKRKILAKVFSRGALETYLTRLQNVVKSEIAKWCSESGSVDVYAAARSLTFRIAVRVLLGLKLEEERIVYLSKIFEQLMNNLFSLPIDAPFSGLRKGVKAREILHASMEKIIEEKLQKKPAGDYCDAFDYLLNSAKENEYELTLQELKETAVELIFAAHSTTASASTSLIMQLLRHPDVAVKARKELETEGLIGHPRRIHPGLNEATAPTEDGKRRPDVETPSSSHDPAGYTGSDNDNSHPHVLCLSLEKVGQLHFLDCVVKEVLRFLPPVSGGYRTVLQTFELNGYQIPKGWSVMYSIRDTHETAAAYQNPELFDPERFGSDRDEAKSNRFSYVPFGGGVRRCIGQELAVIILKTLAIELLSTTEWRLATETYPRMQTVPIVHPVNGLHVHFNYRSFSHGGVGQTQPSS; translated from the exons ATGCAGCTAACAATGTCTCCACGTCAGTGTCGAACAAAGTTACCTTTCGATCCCTTGGAAATAACCGAGCGAAGAGAACGGAGCGCGTCACCTGACCTCGCCTCTCCGCGTCCCATCCCACAGACACCCCACGCGTTCCCCGAGACCATGTTCCCGTCCGACGTGGGCCTGGCGTCCGCGCTGCTCGCCGCGCTGGCCTCGGTGCTGcccgcgctgctgctgctcgcgCTCACGCGGCGACTCTGGAGCTTCCGGTGGAGCGTCACGCGGGACAAGGACTGCGCGCTCCCGCTGCCCGACGGCTCCATGGGGTGGCCTCTGGTGGGAGAGACGTTCCACTGGCTTTTCCAG GGTTCCGCTTTCCACATCTCCAGACGAGAGAAGCACGGCAACGTGTTCAAAACGCACCTCCTGGGGAAGCCCGTCATCCGCGTGACGGGCGCGGAGAACGTCCGCAAGATCCTGCTTGGGGAGCACCACCTGGTGCGCACGCAGTGGCCCCAGAGCACCCGGATCATCCTGGGGCCACACACGCTGGTCAACACCGTCGGGGACCTGcacaagaaaaagagaaaa ATCTTGGCAAAGGTGTTCAGCCGCGGGGCTTTGGAAACTTATCTGACGCGCCTGCAGAACGTTGTCAAGTCTGAAATTGCCAAGTGGTGCTCTGAGAGCGGCTCGGTGGATGTTTATGCCGCTGCGAGGTCGCTGACATTCCGCATCGCCGTGCGGGTCCTGCTGGGCctgaagctggaggaggagcgcaTCGTGTACCTCTCCAAGATCTTCGAGCAGCTCATGAACAACCTCTTCTCGCTGCCCATCGACGCGCCATTCAGCGGACTGCGTAAA GGTGTCAAAGCCAGGGAAATCCTTCACGCCTCCATGGAGAAGATTATTGAGGAGAAGCTTCAGAAGAAGCCTGCGGGGGACTACTGCGACGCCTTTGACTACTTGTTAAACAGCGCAAAGGAAAACGAGTATGAGCTCACTTTACAGGAGCTGAAG GAGACTGCAGTGGAGCTGATTTTTGCAGCCCATTCCACCACGGCCAGCGCATCCACGTCACTCATCATGCAGCTGCTGAGGCATCCAGACGTGGCTGTGAAAGCAAGGAAGGAGCTGGAAACGGAGGGACTCATCGGACATCCACGCCGGATTCACCCTGGTCTGAATGAAGCAACAGCCCCGACTGAGGACGGCAAGAGACGTCCAGATGTGGAGACGCCATCCTCAAGCCACGACCCAGCTGGTTATACTGGCTCGGACAATGACAATTCCCAtccccatgtgctgtgcctgAGCTTGGAGAAAGTGGGCCAACTGCATTTCCTGGACTGTGTGGTGAAGGAGGTGCTCAGGTTCCTGCCACCTGTTTCTGGAGGATACCGCACTGTGCTGCAAACGTTTGAGCTGAAT GGCTATCAGATTCCTAAAGGGTGGAGTGTCATGTACAGCATCCGCGACACGCACGAGACTGCGGCCGCCTACCAGAACCCGGAGCTCTTTGACCCTGAGCGGTTTGGCTCGGACCGCGACGAGGCCAAGAGTAACCGCTTCAGCTACGTGCCTTTTGGTGGAGGTGTACGCAGGTGCATTGGACAGGAGCTGGCTGTCATCATCCTGAAGACACTGGCCATCGAGCTGCTGTCCACCACCGAGTGGCGTCTCGCCACTGAGACCTACCCGAGGATGCAGACGGTGCCCATTGTCCACCCTGTTAACGGGCTTCACGTGCATTTCAACTACAGGAGTTTTAGCCACGGGGGAGTTGGCCAGACACAGCCCAGCTCTTAA
- the cyp26c1 gene encoding cytochrome P450 26C1 isoform X2 has protein sequence MFPSDVGLASALLAALASVLPALLLLALTRRLWSFRWSVTRDKDCALPLPDGSMGWPLVGETFHWLFQGSAFHISRREKHGNVFKTHLLGKPVIRVTGAENVRKILLGEHHLVRTQWPQSTRIILGPHTLVNTVGDLHKKKRKILAKVFSRGALETYLTRLQNVVKSEIAKWCSESGSVDVYAAARSLTFRIAVRVLLGLKLEEERIVYLSKIFEQLMNNLFSLPIDAPFSGLRKGVKAREILHASMEKIIEEKLQKKPAGDYCDAFDYLLNSAKENEYELTLQELKETAVELIFAAHSTTASASTSLIMQLLRHPDVAVKARKELETEGLIGHPRRIHPGLNEATAPTEDGKRRPDVETPSSSHDPAGYTGSDNDNSHPHVLCLSLEKVGQLHFLDCVVKEVLRFLPPVSGGYRTVLQTFELNGYQIPKGWSVMYSIRDTHETAAAYQNPELFDPERFGSDRDEAKSNRFSYVPFGGGVRRCIGQELAVIILKTLAIELLSTTEWRLATETYPRMQTVPIVHPVNGLHVHFNYRSFSHGGVGQTQPSS, from the exons ATGTTCCCGTCCGACGTGGGCCTGGCGTCCGCGCTGCTCGCCGCGCTGGCCTCGGTGCTGcccgcgctgctgctgctcgcgCTCACGCGGCGACTCTGGAGCTTCCGGTGGAGCGTCACGCGGGACAAGGACTGCGCGCTCCCGCTGCCCGACGGCTCCATGGGGTGGCCTCTGGTGGGAGAGACGTTCCACTGGCTTTTCCAG GGTTCCGCTTTCCACATCTCCAGACGAGAGAAGCACGGCAACGTGTTCAAAACGCACCTCCTGGGGAAGCCCGTCATCCGCGTGACGGGCGCGGAGAACGTCCGCAAGATCCTGCTTGGGGAGCACCACCTGGTGCGCACGCAGTGGCCCCAGAGCACCCGGATCATCCTGGGGCCACACACGCTGGTCAACACCGTCGGGGACCTGcacaagaaaaagagaaaa ATCTTGGCAAAGGTGTTCAGCCGCGGGGCTTTGGAAACTTATCTGACGCGCCTGCAGAACGTTGTCAAGTCTGAAATTGCCAAGTGGTGCTCTGAGAGCGGCTCGGTGGATGTTTATGCCGCTGCGAGGTCGCTGACATTCCGCATCGCCGTGCGGGTCCTGCTGGGCctgaagctggaggaggagcgcaTCGTGTACCTCTCCAAGATCTTCGAGCAGCTCATGAACAACCTCTTCTCGCTGCCCATCGACGCGCCATTCAGCGGACTGCGTAAA GGTGTCAAAGCCAGGGAAATCCTTCACGCCTCCATGGAGAAGATTATTGAGGAGAAGCTTCAGAAGAAGCCTGCGGGGGACTACTGCGACGCCTTTGACTACTTGTTAAACAGCGCAAAGGAAAACGAGTATGAGCTCACTTTACAGGAGCTGAAG GAGACTGCAGTGGAGCTGATTTTTGCAGCCCATTCCACCACGGCCAGCGCATCCACGTCACTCATCATGCAGCTGCTGAGGCATCCAGACGTGGCTGTGAAAGCAAGGAAGGAGCTGGAAACGGAGGGACTCATCGGACATCCACGCCGGATTCACCCTGGTCTGAATGAAGCAACAGCCCCGACTGAGGACGGCAAGAGACGTCCAGATGTGGAGACGCCATCCTCAAGCCACGACCCAGCTGGTTATACTGGCTCGGACAATGACAATTCCCAtccccatgtgctgtgcctgAGCTTGGAGAAAGTGGGCCAACTGCATTTCCTGGACTGTGTGGTGAAGGAGGTGCTCAGGTTCCTGCCACCTGTTTCTGGAGGATACCGCACTGTGCTGCAAACGTTTGAGCTGAAT GGCTATCAGATTCCTAAAGGGTGGAGTGTCATGTACAGCATCCGCGACACGCACGAGACTGCGGCCGCCTACCAGAACCCGGAGCTCTTTGACCCTGAGCGGTTTGGCTCGGACCGCGACGAGGCCAAGAGTAACCGCTTCAGCTACGTGCCTTTTGGTGGAGGTGTACGCAGGTGCATTGGACAGGAGCTGGCTGTCATCATCCTGAAGACACTGGCCATCGAGCTGCTGTCCACCACCGAGTGGCGTCTCGCCACTGAGACCTACCCGAGGATGCAGACGGTGCCCATTGTCCACCCTGTTAACGGGCTTCACGTGCATTTCAACTACAGGAGTTTTAGCCACGGGGGAGTTGGCCAGACACAGCCCAGCTCTTAA